The following coding sequences are from one Ferrimicrobium sp. window:
- a CDS encoding cytochrome P450 — MPIRGWFEPVEQLPLEEIDLSDFDFWQREYRVREGAFRTLRQERPVAEFSIPEWLRTEESEQGTYHAIMRYEDVFAASRDPETFISGRGAVSIIDLPEEFLEFFGSLINTDDPRHAHLRRVVLRAFTPRRIERLDAEIALVSHRLVARAREQERFDFVSAVAAPLPLRIIGEIMGIPEEADQFVLERSQRILGALDPEFVPPDFTPDESILTAALELTEFMGELARSEHHGDSVIGALLSADVDGVALSPSELASFFILLLVAGNETTRNALSMGMVALSEFQDVREELIARPSVDQLGRAADEVVRLASPVIWMRRTLARPTVLSGVPLEVGDRVLLMYPSANRDEEVFVEPYRFLLNRDGTRHLGFGGYGPHHCLGAHLARAEIVAVLREMVTLMPNHQVAGEPEMLVSNFIAGIKRLPIDAG, encoded by the coding sequence ATGCCTATCCGCGGTTGGTTCGAGCCAGTTGAACAACTACCTCTGGAGGAGATAGATCTTTCAGATTTCGACTTTTGGCAGCGAGAGTATCGGGTACGAGAGGGAGCCTTTCGAACGTTGCGCCAAGAGCGACCAGTCGCCGAATTCTCAATTCCGGAGTGGTTGCGTACCGAGGAGAGTGAGCAGGGTACCTACCATGCCATCATGCGCTACGAGGATGTCTTTGCCGCGTCGCGCGATCCAGAGACCTTCATCTCTGGAAGAGGGGCGGTCTCGATCATCGATTTGCCCGAGGAGTTTTTGGAGTTCTTCGGATCGCTGATCAACACCGATGATCCTCGCCATGCGCACTTGCGCCGGGTGGTGCTGCGTGCCTTTACTCCGCGCCGGATTGAGCGTTTGGATGCAGAGATTGCACTGGTGTCCCATCGCCTTGTCGCGCGCGCGAGAGAGCAGGAACGTTTCGACTTCGTGAGTGCTGTAGCCGCTCCGTTGCCGCTGCGTATCATTGGAGAGATTATGGGCATCCCAGAGGAGGCAGATCAGTTTGTACTCGAACGATCTCAGCGCATCCTCGGGGCGCTGGATCCAGAGTTTGTTCCACCGGACTTTACTCCTGATGAGTCGATTCTCACCGCTGCCCTTGAGTTGACGGAGTTTATGGGAGAGCTCGCCCGCTCGGAACATCACGGCGATAGCGTGATCGGTGCTCTGTTATCGGCCGATGTCGACGGAGTTGCTCTCTCCCCAAGCGAGCTAGCCTCATTTTTTATCCTGTTGCTGGTCGCAGGTAATGAGACCACTCGGAACGCACTGAGTATGGGTATGGTCGCGTTATCAGAGTTCCAAGACGTACGAGAGGAACTCATCGCGCGTCCGAGCGTCGATCAGCTTGGGCGAGCGGCTGACGAGGTGGTCCGACTCGCCTCTCCAGTCATTTGGATGCGTCGAACGCTCGCACGGCCAACGGTACTCTCTGGGGTCCCGCTTGAGGTGGGTGACCGGGTGCTCCTCATGTACCCATCAGCCAATCGAGACGAGGAGGTCTTTGTCGAGCCCTACCGTTTTCTTCTCAACCGTGACGGCACGCGACATCTTGGTTTTGGAGGGTATGGTCCCCACCATTGCCTCGGTGCTCATCTCGCGCGCGCTGAGATCGTGGCGGTTCTGCGAGAGATGGTAACGCTAATGCCCAATCACCAGGTGGCAGGCGAGCCCGAGATGTTGGTGTCGAACTTTATTGCAGGCATCAAGCGGCTTCCAATCGATGCAGGCTAG
- a CDS encoding serine hydrolase: MSEFQHPRPSDAAEDLAASTAGPILSSSFLSIDRLFLSFFEEYRVPGLAWGIVDRSGLVHHGTHGVKNVVSQLAPAHTDIFRIASMTKSFTALCALHLRDQGKLTLADPVMRWLPELNLHTASSDTHAPITIGDLLSMSSGLVEDDPWADRQLALSQEAFLAVLSNGIGLDLVPATAFEYSNLGYAIVGMIIERAAGVPLSAVATEAIFDPLNMVATTWDLLASDPTRVVSGHSLCDGQWQVEPLLGDGAFGPMGGLGSTIEDLARWVALHLNAWVGPQQLAPSVKGSTLREMADIHRVMVQPRLTGPDLIAQGYGYGLMVAHHRLLGRVVGHSGGLPGYGSRMEWLPEYGIGIVALANRTYTPLTDVVRRGLTLLVEEGFVIATTQQPSLELLQVYEAVNNAYLNPEQQSLLQEAALPTYLLDRDDERRPPDFPSLRQTYGQLIAADPLIPTGSLRGHWSLRCQHGILNVEAMLGPTTPHRLQFLKINADRTSD; the protein is encoded by the coding sequence ATGTCAGAGTTCCAACATCCTCGACCCTCAGACGCCGCCGAAGACCTCGCCGCGTCAACCGCTGGCCCCATACTCTCCTCAAGCTTCCTCTCTATTGACCGCTTGTTCCTCAGCTTCTTCGAAGAGTACCGAGTACCCGGTCTGGCTTGGGGGATCGTGGATCGCAGCGGGCTCGTCCACCACGGCACCCATGGAGTCAAGAACGTTGTCAGTCAGCTCGCACCCGCCCACACCGATATCTTTCGCATCGCCTCCATGACCAAGAGCTTTACGGCACTGTGTGCCCTCCATCTTCGAGACCAAGGAAAGCTCACTCTTGCTGACCCCGTCATGCGCTGGCTCCCCGAACTCAACCTCCACACAGCATCATCTGATACGCACGCACCGATCACCATCGGTGATCTCCTCTCCATGTCGTCTGGGCTGGTGGAGGACGATCCGTGGGCTGATCGTCAATTAGCACTGAGTCAAGAGGCCTTCCTTGCGGTGTTGTCCAATGGGATCGGCCTTGACCTTGTACCCGCAACGGCCTTTGAGTACTCTAACCTCGGCTATGCCATCGTCGGAATGATCATCGAACGAGCAGCCGGAGTGCCCCTCTCTGCAGTCGCCACTGAGGCAATCTTCGACCCACTCAACATGGTCGCAACCACCTGGGACCTGTTGGCATCCGACCCGACTCGAGTGGTCTCGGGTCACAGCCTCTGTGACGGGCAGTGGCAGGTCGAACCGCTCTTGGGCGACGGAGCCTTTGGCCCCATGGGGGGCCTTGGGTCGACGATTGAAGATCTCGCAAGATGGGTCGCTCTCCACCTCAACGCATGGGTGGGCCCCCAGCAGTTGGCTCCATCAGTGAAGGGCTCCACCCTTCGCGAAATGGCCGATATCCACCGCGTCATGGTACAGCCCCGACTGACAGGCCCCGATCTCATCGCCCAAGGTTACGGCTACGGGTTGATGGTCGCGCACCATCGGCTACTTGGTCGAGTCGTTGGCCACAGCGGAGGACTACCCGGTTATGGTTCTCGCATGGAGTGGCTCCCGGAGTATGGAATCGGTATCGTTGCACTGGCGAACAGGACCTATACACCTTTGACCGATGTGGTTCGAAGAGGGTTGACCCTGCTCGTCGAGGAGGGTTTCGTGATCGCCACGACTCAGCAGCCTTCTCTAGAACTCCTACAGGTCTATGAAGCAGTCAATAACGCTTACCTAAATCCCGAACAACAGTCGTTGCTCCAGGAGGCAGCGCTCCCTACCTACTTGCTCGATCGAGACGACGAGCGGCGACCGCCAGACTTCCCGTCACTGCGCCAAACTTACGGACAACTCATCGCCGCCGACCCACTCATCCCAACGGGATCGCTCCGTGGACACTGGAGCTTGCGGTGTCAACACGGGATACTCAACGTCGAAGCCATGCTCGGTCCCACCACTCCTCATCGATTGCAGTTCCTGAAGATCAACGCAGACCGGACGTCCGATTGA
- the aspS gene encoding aspartate--tRNA ligase, with the protein MQPLDNYAAAPEPAGLRTAYASSLNETRIGEVVQVCGWVNRIREHGEHLVFVDVRDFTGIVQCVVPRSENLHPEWVVQITGTVAERPEGTDNAQLSTGRIELRDPSVRVLAEAEPIPFSLDERVELDEATRLRYRYIDLRRTRMQRNLRLRSVVNAAIRRSMEEQGFAEIETPLLWTPTPEGAREFLVPSRTQPQNFYVLPQSPQIAKQLLMVAGFDRYYQIARCLRDEDLRADRQFEFTQLDLEASFVTQSDILDFVSHAIRAVVQAVRPETTIEIDTITWRDAMNRYGSDKPDRRFGAQLHDVTAIFSDTNVRALTAPSVQAMVAPSPLSRARLDELVDRAKGLGAKGLLWLRVEETDGRLSLNSPVSKFLSDTEQQQLIAALAAKANDVILMVADDWEKAVTILGQIRLGLGKPLADQEILDFFWVIDFPLFEGLDEFGTPISAHHPFTMPNEDDFARLDTDPLSVRSQSYDLVLNGWELGSGSIRIHTSSIQSKIFEVLGIDEETAQSRFGFLLDAFKYGAPPHGGFAFGIDRLSALLAGEENIRELIAFPKTQSGSDLMTGAPKRIATDALAQLGLQPTARAKD; encoded by the coding sequence ATGCAACCTTTGGACAACTACGCTGCCGCGCCGGAACCAGCCGGCCTCCGAACGGCCTACGCGAGCTCACTCAACGAGACCCGCATCGGAGAGGTTGTGCAGGTCTGCGGTTGGGTGAATCGAATCCGCGAACACGGCGAGCACCTTGTCTTCGTAGACGTACGGGACTTCACCGGCATCGTGCAGTGTGTGGTACCACGGAGTGAGAACCTGCACCCTGAATGGGTTGTGCAGATCACTGGAACCGTTGCAGAGCGACCGGAGGGCACAGATAACGCTCAGCTCAGTACCGGACGAATAGAGCTTCGTGATCCTAGCGTCCGAGTTCTCGCTGAGGCGGAGCCCATCCCCTTCTCGCTCGACGAACGAGTGGAACTTGACGAGGCAACACGCTTGCGGTACCGTTATATCGATCTTCGAAGGACGCGGATGCAACGCAACCTCCGTTTACGGTCAGTCGTTAATGCCGCAATCCGTCGTTCGATGGAAGAGCAGGGCTTTGCCGAGATCGAGACACCGTTACTTTGGACCCCCACTCCTGAGGGTGCTCGAGAGTTCTTGGTGCCGTCGCGCACGCAACCACAGAACTTCTATGTACTGCCGCAATCGCCACAGATCGCCAAACAACTTCTTATGGTCGCTGGCTTTGACCGTTACTACCAGATCGCGCGCTGTCTACGCGATGAGGACCTTCGGGCTGATCGCCAGTTCGAGTTCACGCAATTAGATCTTGAAGCCTCATTCGTCACCCAAAGCGATATCCTCGACTTTGTCTCGCACGCCATTCGCGCAGTCGTGCAAGCAGTTCGGCCCGAGACCACCATCGAGATCGACACTATCACCTGGCGTGACGCCATGAACCGCTACGGCTCCGACAAGCCAGACCGTCGTTTTGGGGCCCAACTGCATGATGTAACCGCCATCTTTTCCGATACAAATGTGAGGGCACTCACCGCACCGAGCGTCCAGGCTATGGTCGCACCAAGTCCGTTAAGTCGTGCACGCCTTGATGAACTCGTCGACCGGGCGAAGGGACTCGGCGCCAAAGGGCTCCTCTGGTTGCGGGTTGAGGAGACAGATGGCAGACTCTCACTCAACTCTCCTGTCTCGAAGTTCCTCAGTGACACAGAACAACAACAACTGATAGCTGCCCTCGCAGCGAAGGCAAACGATGTCATCTTGATGGTGGCAGATGACTGGGAGAAAGCCGTCACGATCCTTGGGCAAATTCGTCTTGGCCTCGGCAAACCACTGGCGGACCAGGAGATACTCGACTTTTTCTGGGTCATTGACTTCCCTCTCTTCGAAGGTCTTGATGAGTTTGGCACACCGATCTCTGCCCATCATCCCTTCACGATGCCCAACGAGGACGACTTTGCCCGTCTGGATACTGATCCGCTATCGGTACGGTCACAATCGTATGACCTGGTTTTGAACGGGTGGGAGCTTGGATCGGGATCTATCCGAATCCACACGTCCTCCATCCAATCCAAAATCTTCGAGGTCCTCGGCATCGACGAAGAGACCGCTCAGTCACGCTTTGGCTTCCTGCTCGATGCCTTCAAGTATGGCGCTCCTCCACATGGAGGCTTCGCCTTTGGCATCGACCGCCTCAGCGCCCTCCTCGCCGGCGAGGAGAACATTCGAGAATTAATCGCCTTCCCAAAGACGCAGAGCGGTTCGGATCTTATGACGGGTGCACCGAAGAGGATCGCTACCGACGCACTCGCCCAACTCGGTCTTCAGCCGACGGCCCGCGCCAAGGATTAG
- a CDS encoding AAA family ATPase: MDELFHQELDPHRLPLAVRMRPTSLDQVRGHTALHGADGVLTRIVKAQTPFALVLAGPPGVGKTTIGSLIAAERRATFIPLSATTLGVKDIKELALDGQRRRNVGEIEPVCFIDEIHRLSRTQQDALLKPVEEGYFSLIGATTENPYVALSPALLSRIEVVRLAPLADEVLRALILDAAAMEEASIDDEVTAAIISHANGDARSALGMLQRAIEVANNRGQSHHITSLPSPPESVGIDQSSHYEMTSALIKSMRASDATHAIDWLARLLVAGEDPRFIARRLVIFAAEDVGPDNLATLLYANAALTSAEKIGMPEARIILAAVVLRLTEAPKSRRAIDAIDAAMRNVATTQRATVPEHLRGTIAHIEARYRPPIDGG; this comes from the coding sequence GTGGACGAGCTTTTCCACCAAGAGCTCGATCCACACCGCCTACCGCTTGCGGTACGCATGCGACCGACCTCACTCGATCAGGTGCGAGGTCACACTGCGCTCCACGGCGCCGACGGGGTGTTGACGCGTATCGTGAAGGCACAAACTCCCTTTGCTCTCGTCCTCGCCGGTCCGCCAGGTGTGGGTAAGACCACGATCGGATCGCTCATTGCTGCCGAACGACGAGCAACTTTTATCCCGCTATCGGCGACGACCCTCGGGGTCAAGGACATCAAGGAGCTTGCCCTTGACGGCCAGCGCCGTCGTAATGTCGGTGAGATCGAGCCCGTCTGTTTCATCGACGAGATTCACCGGTTATCACGCACCCAACAGGATGCCCTCCTGAAACCGGTTGAGGAGGGTTACTTCTCCCTCATCGGCGCAACCACCGAGAACCCGTATGTGGCACTCAGCCCCGCACTGCTCTCGCGAATCGAGGTGGTTCGACTCGCCCCGCTCGCCGACGAGGTGTTACGGGCACTGATCCTTGACGCGGCAGCAATGGAGGAGGCATCCATCGACGACGAGGTGACAGCTGCGATCATCTCCCATGCCAATGGTGACGCTCGATCAGCGCTTGGCATGCTACAGCGAGCCATCGAAGTCGCGAACAATCGCGGTCAATCGCATCACATCACATCGCTGCCTTCACCGCCTGAGTCCGTTGGGATCGACCAATCATCCCACTATGAGATGACCTCCGCACTCATCAAGTCGATGCGTGCCTCCGACGCGACCCACGCGATCGACTGGCTCGCCCGTCTACTCGTAGCTGGCGAAGACCCCCGGTTTATTGCCCGGCGGCTAGTGATCTTCGCCGCGGAGGATGTGGGGCCAGACAACCTGGCAACCCTGCTCTATGCGAACGCCGCCCTGACGAGTGCCGAAAAGATCGGCATGCCTGAAGCCAGAATCATCTTGGCAGCCGTCGTTTTGCGCCTCACTGAAGCTCCCAAGTCAAGACGCGCCATCGACGCCATTGATGCCGCGATGCGCAATGTGGCTACTACGCAGCGCGCGACCGTTCCCGAACACCTTCGTGGCACCATCGCCCACATCGAGGCACGTTATCGCCCACCCATCGATGGCGGGTAG
- a CDS encoding OsmC family peroxiredoxin, which translates to MPIREAQTTWRGSLEQGTGTVALTSSGVGSYEVSFPKRAADHAEGTTSPEELIAAAHTSCFAMQFSALLGEAGGEDIHLTIGAKVHLGPDPEGGFRIPRIELAVGGGAKGIDESEFHRIAEDAKRTCPVSKALAGTQIDLTFE; encoded by the coding sequence ATGCCAATACGAGAAGCACAAACAACCTGGCGTGGATCACTGGAACAAGGGACGGGCACGGTGGCACTCACCAGCTCCGGTGTTGGCTCCTACGAAGTCTCCTTTCCGAAGCGAGCTGCCGATCACGCCGAGGGTACGACAAGCCCAGAGGAGTTGATCGCCGCTGCGCACACCTCGTGTTTCGCGATGCAGTTCTCAGCTCTGCTGGGGGAGGCTGGAGGAGAGGATATCCATTTAACGATTGGAGCAAAGGTTCATCTCGGTCCTGACCCAGAGGGCGGATTTCGAATTCCCCGCATTGAACTTGCGGTAGGCGGAGGAGCCAAAGGTATCGATGAGAGCGAGTTCCATCGAATCGCCGAGGATGCCAAGCGCACTTGTCCCGTCAGTAAAGCGTTAGCTGGCACCCAGATCGACTTGACCTTCGAGTAG